Within Novosphingobium resinovorum, the genomic segment CTTGCCGTCCATGTCGCGCCCCTCCTGTCGGGTCAGTTGTTGCCGTTGCCGAACATCCGGGCGTTGCCGGGCTGGTAGCCCGATCCCGGTGTCAGAAAGCGTTCACGTTGAATGCGGCCCTGTTCGGCGGCGGTCGCACGTTCAGCCTCGATCAGCGATTCCGAACGGCCATTGGCCGACATCAGCGCGATCAGGTCGGAAAGCTGCTGTGATTGCAGGGCCAGAAGCTGATTGCTCGCCTGCGTGGCCTGCAATGCGCCGGTGGCGTTCTGGCTCTGACCGACAAGGGCAGACATCTCGGTGCGGTTGGTGTCGATATTGCCGACAACACCGGCCTGCACGCGCATGGCGTCCTGCAAGCCGCCAACCGTATTCTGCCAGCGGGACCGCGCGTCGGCGACGAGTTGGGTATCGGTAGCGGACAGGGAGATACTGCCGTATTTCTGCTGGAACGCTTGGTCGATGTTCTGGACGTCGAAGGCGATGTTCTGCGCCTGGCTCAGAAGCTGCTGCGTGCGCTGCACATTCTGCTGCAAGGTTTGGAGCGAGCTATACGGCAGGCTCGCCAGATTGCGGGCCTGATTGATGAGCATGGTCGCCTCATTCTGGAGGCTCTGAATCTGGTTGTTGATCTGCTCCAGTGTGCGCGCGGCCGTGAGGACATTTTCCGCGTAATTGGAGGGATCGAAGACGATGCGGCCGAAGCCGAATTGCGCATGGGCCGGACTCACCAGAATCGGCGAAAGCGCGACGGGTACGGCGAGCGCGACGGCCAGTGCGGAAGTACCGACGAGACGGCGAACGGGAATACGGATCATGGCAGGGTCTCCTCTTCATGGGGGTGGTTTGGCTGGGAATGATCTGGCGCGGCCGGAACAGCGGGTTCGGTCGGTTCAGTGCGATTGGTGAGGTTCGGGATCAGATCTGCGGCCCAATCGGCGCCGCGATGGCGTAGCCAGGCGGTAAGGAAGCCATCGCGCCCATGCTCAGCCATGAGGTTTGCAATCAGGGTCTGGTCTGATTTGGCGGAAGCGGCGCAGAGCGCGAGGCCGACCTCGCTGAGCCCCAACTCGAACAGCCGATTGCCGCGCCGCGACTGGCAATAATAGTCCCGCTTGGGCGTCGCCCGTGCGAGGATTTCGATTTGCCGGTCGTTGAGACCGAAGCGGCGGTAGATCGCGGTGATCTGCGGCTCAATGGCGCGCTCGTTCGGGAGAAGCAGCCGTGTCGGGCAGCTTTCGATGATGGCGGGCGCGATGTTGCTGCCGTCGATGTCGGAGAGCGATTGCGTGGCGAAGATGACGGACGCGTTCTTCTTCCTGAGCGTCTTCAGCCATTCGCGGAGCTGATTGGCAAAGCCTTCATCATCCAGCGCCAGCCAGCCTTCATCGATGATGAGAAGCGTTGGGCGCCCGTCGAGCCGGTCGCCGATGCGGTGAAACAGATAGGCCAGCACCGCAGGCGCAGCGCCCGTGCCGACCAGCCCCTCGATCTCAAAGGCTTGCACGTCGGCATGACCGAGATGTTCAGCTTCAGCATCGAGCAACCGTCCATAGGCGCCGCCAACGCAGTATGGCCGCAGTGCCTGCTTGAGATCATTGGATTGGAGCAGCACTGCAAGGCCGGTGATGGTGCGCTCCCCGATCGGCGCAGAGGCCAGGGAGTTCAGTGCTGTCCAGATATGTTCCTTGACGTCGGGCGTGAGTGTAATGCCTTCACGCATGAGGATTGCGCCGATCCAGTCGGCGGCCCAGGCACGTTCATAGCTGTCGTCGATGCGCGCCAGCGGTTGGAGGGAGACGGAGGTCTCCGAACCTTCGGTCAGTCCGCCGCCCAGATCGTGCCAGTCACCTCCCATGGCGAGTGCGGACACTCTGATCGAACCCCCGAAATCGAAGGCGAAGATCTGGGAGCGTTCGTAGCGGCGGAACTGCAGCGCCATCAGCGCCAGCAGCACGGATTTTCCCGCGCCGGTCGGGCCGACGACGAGGGTATGGCCGACATCGCCGATATGAAGGGAAAGCCGGAACGGCGTCGAACCCTCGGTCTTGCCGTAAAGCAAGGGGGGCGCTCCGAAATGTTCGTTCCGTTCCGGCCCCGCCCACACGGCCGATAGCGGGATCATGTGGGCAAGGTTGAGCGTCGAGACTGGCGGCTGCCGGACGTTGGCATAGGCATGTCCGGGCAAAGAACCGAGCCAGGCATCGACGGCATTGACGGTTTCCGGCATGGCCGTGAAATCGCGACCCTGGATGATCTTCTCAACCAGCCGCAGCTTCTCGTCAGCGATGCGCGGGTCGGCATCCCAGACGGTGACGGTGGCCGTGACATAGGCCATGCCGGCCATGTCGGCGCCAAGTTCCTGCAGGGCCATGTCAGCGTCGAGCGCCTTGTTCGATGCATCCGTGTCCACCAACGCCGATTGCTCGTTGGTCATCACCTCTTTCAGGATCGCGGCGATGGATTTGCGCTTGGCGAACCATTGCCTGCGGATTTTGGTCAGCAGCTTCGTGGCGTCCGTCTTGTCCATCAGGATCGCGCGGGTGGACCAGCGGTAGGGAAAGGCCAGCCGGTTCATCTCGTCGAGCAGGCCGGGCGTCGTCGCGGTCGGAAAGCCGGTGATGGTCAGGATCCGCAGATGCTGGTCGCCCAGGCGCGGTTCCAGCCCGCCGGTCAGCGGCTGATCGGCCAGCAGGGCGTCGAGATGCATCGGCATCTCCGGCACGCGTACGCGGTGGCGGTTCGTGGAAATGGCCGAGTGGAGATAGGTCAGCGTCGCCGCGTCATCGATCCAGTGGCATTCGGGCATGAAGCCATCGAGCAGCGCCAACACGCGGTCGGTGCGGTCGATAAAGCCCCGCATCACCTCCCATGGATTGACGCCGGATTGC encodes:
- the trbJ gene encoding P-type conjugative transfer protein TrbJ; translated protein: MIRIPVRRLVGTSALAVALAVPVALSPILVSPAHAQFGFGRIVFDPSNYAENVLTAARTLEQINNQIQSLQNEATMLINQARNLASLPYSSLQTLQQNVQRTQQLLSQAQNIAFDVQNIDQAFQQKYGSISLSATDTQLVADARSRWQNTVGGLQDAMRVQAGVVGNIDTNRTEMSALVGQSQNATGALQATQASNQLLALQSQQLSDLIALMSANGRSESLIEAERATAAEQGRIQRERFLTPGSGYQPGNARMFGNGNN
- the trbE gene encoding conjugal transfer protein TrbE — encoded protein: MMNLTEYRRTATRLADFLPWAALVSSGVVLNKDGSFQRTAKFRGPDLDSAVAAELVAIAGRINNAVRRLGSGWSIFVEAQRSEAATYPGSTFPDAASALVDAERKAVFEEAGTHFVSGYFLTFLWLPPAEDAARAETWLYEGREQSGVNPWEVMRGFIDRTDRVLALLDGFMPECHWIDDAATLTYLHSAISTNRHRVRVPEMPMHLDALLADQPLTGGLEPRLGDQHLRILTITGFPTATTPGLLDEMNRLAFPYRWSTRAILMDKTDATKLLTKIRRQWFAKRKSIAAILKEVMTNEQSALVDTDASNKALDADMALQELGADMAGMAYVTATVTVWDADPRIADEKLRLVEKIIQGRDFTAMPETVNAVDAWLGSLPGHAYANVRQPPVSTLNLAHMIPLSAVWAGPERNEHFGAPPLLYGKTEGSTPFRLSLHIGDVGHTLVVGPTGAGKSVLLALMALQFRRYERSQIFAFDFGGSIRVSALAMGGDWHDLGGGLTEGSETSVSLQPLARIDDSYERAWAADWIGAILMREGITLTPDVKEHIWTALNSLASAPIGERTITGLAVLLQSNDLKQALRPYCVGGAYGRLLDAEAEHLGHADVQAFEIEGLVGTGAAPAVLAYLFHRIGDRLDGRPTLLIIDEGWLALDDEGFANQLREWLKTLRKKNASVIFATQSLSDIDGSNIAPAIIESCPTRLLLPNERAIEPQITAIYRRFGLNDRQIEILARATPKRDYYCQSRRGNRLFELGLSEVGLALCAASAKSDQTLIANLMAEHGRDGFLTAWLRHRGADWAADLIPNLTNRTEPTEPAVPAAPDHSQPNHPHEEETLP